The following coding sequences are from one Chaetodon trifascialis isolate fChaTrf1 chromosome 24, fChaTrf1.hap1, whole genome shotgun sequence window:
- the LOC139327981 gene encoding NLR family CARD domain-containing protein 3-like, protein MNRCEDREEGVRPSKTSPCGDDDVQTEAQRPEQQDPPDSAGPGPGPEPSSSAGPGTDSGPGPSAGPGPGPSCVSFRSDKSMDGRVHFKQQHVSDRQVHQESSEVPSGQSAQQHQTHLDSIFLLLEENIVSFVRNELKKIKTALRADYPECLESQGEDEDEDAEQRRSSREAFLKITLHFLRRMKEEELAERLQSRRPAGVCQRKLKCNLKKKFQCVFEGVAKAGKQTLLNQIYTELFITEGGTGQVNDEHEVRQIETASRKPHGPETTVRQEDIFKASPGRDEPIRTVMTKGVAGIGKTVLTQKFTLDWAEDKAHQDIQLTFPLTFRELNVLREKRFSLVELVHHFFPETKEAGICRFGEFRVLFILDGLDESRLPLDFTNNKILTDVTKSTSVDVLLTNLIRRNLLPSARLWITTRPAAANQIPPECVDMVTEVRGFTDEQKEEYFRKRFRDEEQARRIISHIKTSRSLHIMCHIPVFCWITATVLEDVMKTREEGQLPKTLTEMYIHFLVVQSKVKNIKYDGGAESDPQWTPESRKMIESLGKLAFEQLQKGNLIFYQSDLTECGIDIRAASVYSGVFTQIFKEERGLYQDRVFCFVHLSVQEFLAALHVHLTFIKSGVNLLSEEQTTYYESAETHFYQSAVDKASQSPNGHLDLFLRFLLGLSLQTNQSLLRGLLTQTGSVSETNQETVEYIKKKIEETPSAEKSINLFHCLNELNDRSLVDQIQQSLSSGRLSTDKLSPAQWSALVFILLSSEKDLDVFDLKKFSASEEALLKLLPVVKASNKALLSGCNLSERSCAGLSSVLRSQSSSLRELDLSNNNLQDSGVKLLSAGLESPHCALETLRLSGCLITEEGCASLASALRSNPSHLRELDLSYNHPGDSGVKLLSAGLEDPHCRLDTLRVEPAGVRWLRPGLRKYSCELKLDTNTVNRNIKLSDNNRTMTHVRDDQSYPDHPDRFDWYPQLLCGTGLTGRCYWEVEWRGEVYVSVSYRRIRRKGSSRECEFGGNDQSWRLYCSDGRYSVRHNNRETSISSSSSSSSSSSSSSSSSSVSHRVGVYVDCPAGTLSFYRVSSDSLIHLHTFNTTFTEPLYPGFGFWFSPWSSSRFGSSVSLCPL, encoded by the exons atgaatcggtgtgaggacagagaggagggagtccgTCCCTCTAAAACCAGTCCGTGTGGGGACGATGACGTCCAGACCGAAGCTCAGAG gccagagcagcaggacccaccagactctgctggacctggacctggacctgaacccagct cctctgctggacctggaaCTGActctggacctggac cctctgctggacctggacctggacccagctgtgtgtccttcaggagtGACAAGTCAATGGATGGCCGcgttcattttaaacagcaacatgtctctgacagaca agtccaccaggagagctcagaggttcccagtggtcagtctgcccagcagcatcagactcaCCTGGACTCCATATTTCTG ctgctggaggagaacattgtctcttttgtgaggaacgagctgaagaagatcaaGACGGCTCTGAGGGCAGATTACCCAGAATGCTTAGAGAGtcagggggaggatgaggatgaggatgcagagcagaggaggagcagcagagaggcatttctgaagatcacgctgcacttcctgaggaggatgaaggaggaggagctggctgagcgtctgcagagca GACGTCCTGCTGGTGTTTGTCAGCGTAAACTTAAATGTAACCTGAAGAAGaagttccagtgtgtgtttgagggggtCGCTAAAGCAGGAAAGCAGACCCTCCTGAATCAGATCTAcacagagctcttcatcacagagggagggactggacaggtcaatgatgaacatgaggtcagacagattgAAACAGCATCCAGGAAACCACACGGACCAGAAACCACAGTCAGACAAGAAGACATCTTTAAAGCCTCACCTGGACGAgatgaaccaatcagaacagtgatgacaaagggAGTGGCTGGCATTGGGAAGACGGTCTTAACACAgaagttcactctggactgggctGAAGACAAAGCCCACCAGGACATACAGTTAACATTTCCATTgactttcagagagctgaatgtgctgagagagaaaaggttcagcttggtggaacttgttcatcacttctttcctgaaaccaaagaagcagGAATCTGCAGGTTTGGAGAGTTCAGGGTTTTGTTCATCCTTGACGGTCTGGATGAGAGTCGACTTCCTCTGGACTTCACCAACAATAAGATCCTGACTGATGTCACAaagtccacctcagtggatgtgctgctgacaaacctcatcaggaggaacctgcttccctctgctcgcctctggataaccacacgacctgcagcagccaatcagatccctcctgagtgtgttgacatggtgacagaggtcagagggttcactgatgaacagaaggaggagtacttcaGGAAGAGGTTCAGAGACGAGGAGCAGGCCAGAAGAATCATCTCCCACATCAAGACATCACgaagcctccacatcatgtgccacatcccggtcttctgctggatcactgctacagttctggaggatgtgatgaagaccagagaggaaggacagctgcccaagaccctgactgagatgtacatccacttcctggtggttcagtccaaagTGAAGAACATCAagtatgatggaggagctgagtcagatcctcagtggactccagagagcaggaagatgattgagtctctgggaaaactggcttttgagcagctgcagaaaggaaacctgatcttctaccaatcagacctgacagagtgtggcatcgatatcagagcagcctcagtgtactcaggagtgttcacacagatcttcaaagaggagagaggactgtacCAGGACAGGGTGTTCTGCTTCGTCCATCTGAGtgttcaggagtttctggctgctcttcatgtccatCTGACCTTCATCAAGTCTGGAGTCAATCTGCTGTCAGAAGAACAAACAACCTACTATgaatctgcagagacacacttcTACCAGAGTGCAGTGGACAAGGCCTCACAGAGTCCAAATGGACACCTGGACTTGTTCCTCCGATTCCTCCTGGGTCTTTCCCTGCAGACCAATCAGAGTCTCCTACGAGgcctgctgacacagacaggaagtgtctcAGAAACCAATCAGGAAACAGTCGAGtacatcaagaagaagattgaagagactccctctgcagagaaaagcatcaatctgttccactgtctgaatgaactgaacGATCGTTCTCTGGTGGATCAGATCCAACAGTCTCTGAGTTCAGGAAGACTCTCCACAGAtaaactgtctcctgctcagtggtcagctctggtcttcatcttactgtcatcagaaaaagatctggacgtgtttgacctgaagaaatTCTCTGCTTCAGAGGAGGCTCTTCTGAAGCTGCTGCCAGTGGTCAAAGCCTCCAACAAAGCTCT actgagtggctgtaacctctcagagagaagctgtgctggtctgtcctcagtcctcagatcccagtcctccagtctgagagagctggacctgagtaataacaacctgcaggattcaggagtgaagctgctgtctgctggactggagagtccacactgtgcactggaaaCTCTCAG gctgtcaggctgtctgatcacagaggaaggctgtgcttctctggcctcagctctgagatccaacccctcccatctgagagagctggacctgagttacaatcatccaggagactcaggagtgaagctgctgtctgctggactggaggatCCTCACTGCAGACTGGACACTCTGAG ggtggagcctgctggagtcCGATGGTTGAGACCAGGTCTGAGGaagt attcctgtgaactcaaactggacacaaacacagtgaacagaaacatcaaactgtctgacaacaacaggacGATGACACATGTGAGAGATGATCAGTCATATCCTGATCATCCAGACAGGTTTGACTGGtatcctcagctgctgtgtggaactggtctgactggtcgCTGTTACTGGGAGGTCGAGTGGAGAGGAGAAGTTTATGTATCAGTGAGTTACAGAAGAATCAGAAGGAAAGGAAGCAGTAGAGAGTGTGAGTTTGGAGGGAATGATCAGTCCTGGAGACTTTACTGCTCTGATGGTCGCTACTCTGTCCGTCACAATAACAGAGAaacatccatctcctcctcctcctcctcctcctcctcctcctcctcctcctcctcctcctcctctgtctctcacagagtaggagtgtatgtggactgtcctgctggcactctgtccttctacagagtgtcctctgactcactgatccacctccacaccttcaacacCACATTCACTGAACCTCTTTATCCTGGCTTTGGGTTCTGGTTCAGTCCCTGGTCCAGTTCCAGGTTTGgttcctcagtgtctctgtgtcctctgtag
- the LOC139327960 gene encoding zinc finger protein 660-like, producing MSRKLLDAVFQPEVRLHRADVQLLSASPEEDPPEQQDWSPRLDQEDPAELPHIKEEQEELWSSQEGEQLPGPKEADITKSTVPPVPVKSEEEDEEKPQSDVQLLSASPEEDPPEQQDWSPCLDQEDPAELPHIKEEQEELWSSQEGEQLPGPKEADITKSTVPPVPVKSEEEDEEKPQSSQLHQRHAEDMRTEAGGEDCGGPEADSEDETSQSSDPETDDSCDWEETRGPQSGLKSLQNNEVPVSDVKCNTGQTSVSSSECASSFDHSGVQTAETLFSCSVCGKSYQRKKSLRHHMTRHSEGKRFSCSVCQKTFPWRVHVVTHMRIHTGEKPFSCSVCGDRFTQKQSLRRHSTVHTGEKPFNCFVCGLRFREKSNLKRHSSVHRREKPLGCSVCGKRYDLKRSLRNHMKLHSEGKRFSCSVCEKTFQWKKNMVRHMRVHTGETPFSCSVVKD from the exons ATGTCTCGAAAACTGCTggacgctgttttccagcctgaagtccggttacacagagcag ACGTCCAGCTGCTGTCGGCGAGTCCAGAAGAGGATccccctgagcagcaggactggagcccccgtctggaccaggaggacccagcagagctgccacacattaaagaggaacaggaggaactgtggagcagtcaggagggagagcagcttccAGGGCCGAAGGAGGCCGACATCACCAAGTCCACAGTCCCTCctgtccctgtgaagagtgaagaagaggatgaagagaaacctcAGTCAG ACGTCCAGCTGCTGTCGGCGAGTCCAGAAGAGGATccccctgagcagcaggactggagcccctgtctggaccaggaggacccagcagagctgccacacattaaagaggaacaggaggaactgtggagcagtcaggagggagagcagcttccAGGGCCGAAGGAGGCCGACATCACCAAGTCCACAGTCCCTCctgtccctgtgaagagtgaagaagaggatgaagagaaacctcagtcctcacagcttcatcagagacacgctgaagacatgaggacagaagctggtggagaggaCTGTGGAGGACCAGAAGCAGACAGTGAGGACGAGACGTCTCAGTCCTCTGACCCTGAGACtgatgacagctgtgactgggaggagaccagAGGACCTCAGTCAGGTTTAAAGTCTCTGCAGAACAATGAAGTACCTGTAAGTGATGTGAAGTGTAACACTGGACAAACATCAGTCAGCTCCTCTGAATGTGCTTCAAGCTTTGACCACAGTGGAgtccaaacagcagagacactgttTAGTTGCTCAGTTTGTGGGAAAAGTTACCAACGTAAGAAATCGCTCAGACATCACATGACACGTCATTCAGAGGGAAAacgtttcagctgctcagtaTGTCAGAAAACTTTTCCGTGGAGAGTCCATGTGGTGACACACATGAGGattcacacaggagagaaacccttcagttgttcTGTTTGTGGCGACAGATTTACACAAAAGCAAAGTCTTCGACGACACTCGactgtccacacaggagagaaaccattcaattgttttgtttgtggtttaagATTCAGAGAAAAGTCCAATCTGAAACGACACTCAAGTGTCCACAGAAGAGAGAAACCTCTCGGCTGCTCCGTGTGTGGGAAAAGATACGACCTGAAGAGGTCCTTAAGGAATCACATGAAACTTCATTCGGAGGGAAAacgtttcagctgctcagtttgtgaGAAGacttttcagtggaaaaaaaatatggTGAGACACATGAGGGTTCACACAGGAGAGACACCCTTCAGTTGTTCTGTGGTTAAAGATTGA